CCATGGCACGTAACGCACTCGTCACCGGCGGCTCTCGCGGCATCGGCGCAGCAATTTCTCAGGCGCTGAAGGCGGAGGGTTACACGGTAGCGGCGACCTATGCCGGCAATGATGAGGCAGCCGCGAAGTTCACCGAAGAGACCGGCATCAAAACCTACAAATGGGACGTTGCCAGCTATGAGGATAGCGCCGCCGGAATCGCCAAGGTCGAAGCGGATATCGGCCCCATCGACATTGTGGTCGCCAATGCCGGCATCACCCGCGACGCCCCGTTCCACAAGATGACGCCGGAGCAATGGCAGCAGGTGATCGACACCAATCTCACCGGTGTGTTCAACACCGTGCACCCGATCTGGCCCGGTATGCGTGAGCGCAAATTTGGCCGCGTTATCGTGATTTCCTCAATCAACGGGCAAAAGGGTCAGTTTGCTCAGGTGAACTATGCCGCAACCAAAGCCGGTGACCTTGGCATTGTGAAATCCCTAGCTCAAGAAGGCGCGCGCGCGGGCATCACCGCCAACGCCATCTGCCCCGGCTATATCGCTACTGAGATGGTGATGGCCGTTCCCGAGAAAGTCCGCGAATCGATCATCAGCCAGATTCCGGCAGGTCGCTTGGGTGAACCCGAAGAAATCGCCCGCTGTGTCGCCTTCCTCGCCTCAGAGGATTCAGGCTTTATCAACGGATCAACCATCTCCGCAAACGGCGCGCAGTTCTTCGTCTAAGGCCCACAAAGCCAAAAACGGCAAGGGCCGACCCTACGGGTCGGCCCTTTTCCAATCCCGTAAAGACATGCGCGCTATGCCCAGCGGGAAATTCCTGCACCCACACGGCCAGTACGGCGGGATGCAAATAGACGAGCCCAGAGCGCCCGAAGGACCTGACCGCGTTCTTCATGCGCACGCTGCATGGCCAGTTTCACGGTACTATTGGCAGAATATTCCATCGTTTCGGCCTCCATTCAGATCAGTGTTGCTAACTTGACCTCAATATGGCCCTTTCTTGCA
The nucleotide sequence above comes from Phaeobacter inhibens DSM 16374. Encoded proteins:
- the phbB gene encoding acetoacetyl-CoA reductase, translating into MARNALVTGGSRGIGAAISQALKAEGYTVAATYAGNDEAAAKFTEETGIKTYKWDVASYEDSAAGIAKVEADIGPIDIVVANAGITRDAPFHKMTPEQWQQVIDTNLTGVFNTVHPIWPGMRERKFGRVIVISSINGQKGQFAQVNYAATKAGDLGIVKSLAQEGARAGITANAICPGYIATEMVMAVPEKVRESIISQIPAGRLGEPEEIARCVAFLASEDSGFINGSTISANGAQFFV